The DNA sequence CTGATACTTCCATATCGAGCGTATATGTAGAACCCTGTGATGGAAATATTGGATTATCAATATTTCTTCTACTTAATGTTGCACCAAGTGTGTACTGGTGAGTAACACCTTCCTGGTAGAAGTTTTGCCCTTCAATTACATTGTTATATTGATATCGTAATCTTCCCTGAATATAAAAGAAATCATCCGGCCATTTTAATCTTCTCCCAACTCGCAAAGTTGCACCTGTCTGCCGTAAATCATAAACATACTGCTGACGAGTATCGAAGACATCAACGCCGACGGAAGTTGGAGTATCAAACATCCACGGCTCAGTAAAACCGACTGTAAAAGTTCTGTAAATATTCCCAAAACCAAACTGCCAGTTGAAATTTAGGATTTGTCCACCGCCAAGTGAGAAGGGCTCTGTTATAGAAAAGTTTGTAAGCGTAACACCAATTGATCCGCTGAATCCAAATGCACCGCTGTATCCGACCGAAGCATTCAGGTAATCACTTGATTTTTCTTCAACGTTGAAGATGACTGCAACTGTGCTGTCACTTTCGAGCCGTGTATCTATTCCTCCCGGACCATACAATTTTTCCGCGCTAAAGTACTGTAAATTGGCAAGCTGCTGAACACTTCTGAATAAAAAGCCGCGGTTAAAATAATCACCAGGAATTGTGTACAACTCTCTGCGAATAACTTTATCTTTTGTTTTAGTATTGCCTTCAATTTCAACACGGGATATCCTGAACTGATTCCGTTCCTCAACACGAATATGAATATCGACTGAATCAGTGCTAACTCTTTTTTCTTCTGCCTGAGCATTAAAAGTTAGATAACCGTTGTCAAGATATAATGCGGAAATATCTGTCTGTGCTTCATTGCCTCTAAGATTTTGCTGAAACTTTTCATAGTCATAAACATCACCCTTGGCGAAATCCAATCTTTCATTTAGTACATAATCAGGATAGACAGTGTTTCCCTCCCACGTAATATTTCTGATTTTATATTGAGGACCTTCAAAAACATTAATTAAGATTTTCAAATCCTGATTATCATTATAGTAAATGAGTGAATCGTTCAAAATTTCAGCATCACGGTAACCATTCTTTTTATAATAATCTATTACCAGTTGCTTATCCTTTTCGTAATCTTTAGGTTTAAACTGAGCACTTGACCAAAATTTCCACCATTTAGCCGTTGAAGTCTCATCCATTTCTCCGGCCAGATCATCGCTATCAAAAACTGTGTTTCCATTAAATTCAATTTCCCTGACGATCACTTCGCTACCTTCATTGATTGTAAGCTTTAACAAAACACGGTCTTTAATTCTTTCAATCAGATTTGAATATATCAGATCGCTGCTCTCATAGGTAAACTCGTATTCATCAGAAAAATCTTTCTTGTTTCTCCAATACACTGTTATGTCATCATCAACTGTATCAGCAGATACAAACTCGAACATTTCATCTTCGATTTCAGCATTTAAGAATCCTTCTTCAGCATAAAGATCTTTGATTCTCAATTTCAATTTCGCTATGGATTGCGGAGATATTACCGTTCCCCGCAGAAAGGTTACCTTGCCCTCAATATCCTCTGTATCTATCTCATCATTTCCTTCAATTACTACACGCTCAAGTCTCGGATATTCTTCGACTTTAATGAGAAGAAAAACTCCCTCTGCAATTTCTCTCTCAATTAAAATCTGGATGTCGGAAAATATGTTAAGTGTCCAGAGTTGTCTTATAGCACTTAGCGTTTGATCACCCGGAACCTGAATTTCACTGCCAACTTTCAATCCACTGTTTGCAATTATCGTTGCAGCATCTGCTGATTTGTTGCCTTCAACAGATATCCCTAAAACTTTATAGCTTTTTTGATTACTCTGTGAGAATGAGGAAACTGAAAAGAGAAAAATCGAAACTATTATAAATATCTTGCTAAACTTCAACCGTCGAATCCTCATTAAGTGTTTCGTCCGAAGAATTACTGATCTGCTCGCTTACTTTACCAAATCGGCGTTCTCGCTTCTGATATTGTCTGATTGCATCGTATAAATGTTCTCTTGAAAAATCCGGCCAATAAACATCGAGAATAACGAATTCTGAATAAGCAATTTGCCAGAGTAAAAAATTACTTACTCTAAATTCACCGCTTGTTCTGATTATAAGATCTGGATCGGGCATGCTTTTGGTAGTCAAATTATCAGAGATAGTTCTTTCAGTTATATTTTCGGGAGAAATTTTCCCCTCTGCAATTTTTGTTGAAATAGTTTTTACAGCTTCTAAAAGTTCCCATCGTCCGCTGTAGCTAAGTGCAAGATTTAACGTCATCCTCTTATTATTCTTAGTTCTTTCAATATCCTTAAAAAGCTGCTTCTGTACGACGTCCGGAAGCGATTCGATGTTTCCTATGCAAGTCAGTTTAATATTATTTTTGTTAAGTTCGTCGAGCCTGTCCTTTAGACTTTTCAATAAAAGTCGCATAAGTGTGGAAACTTCATCCTTAGGTCTGTTCCAATTCTCTGTTGAAAAAGTATACAGAGTAAGATATTTTACTCCTATTTCAGCACAAACTTCAACTATCTCTCTTACAGTTTCAACACCCCTCCGGTGACCGGCAACCCTTGGTAAACCACGTTTTTTTGCCCACCTGCCGTTTCCGTCCATAATTATTGCAATGTGGGTTGGTATTTCGCCGCTTCTCTTCAGTTCCTCCTGAAGAGCTTTATCAGATTGTGTCTTTTTACTTGCCAATCTTAATTTTTTTTATTGATGAAGCCTGTAAAATTATAGTCGATGGTCTAATAAATCAAGGAAAATGAAGCCTGATTAAATAATATAATCAGATGAACAGAATATTATGTGGATTGAAGACTGGAATAAAGGTAAAAATAATAGCGGCGATATTAATTCAGGAGAAGATAACCTGATCCTTTAACTGACTGCTTCTGCCTCTTTCAATTGTCCGCTCAACTATACGAGTGAGTTTAACATTTTTTCTAACATTATCATCAACATTTGATAGTATTTCTTTTGCCTGCTTATAATAATCATCAGGTACTCCAACGAGTAATAGTATTGGTTTATCAGATGCCTTACTTTTTCTGGAGGCCAGGTAATTGATTTTTTCTATTAAATCGGGATTAAAAATATCTTCTTTGGTAAGTGTAATCCCTATAGCGTACTTTTCTCTTTGTCTTCCTATAACATCAACTGAAAATCTACCGATATTTGATGGTTCCGGAAGATAAGTACCAAGTCTACGGCTTATTGTAAAATAACCAAGTCTCCAAAACTCATTCACTAACAAATCGATTGCTTTTCTTTCTGAACTATCCATAAAAAATCTCTCCTCAGGAGGCAAATGTATTTATTGGTATAACCGGTGAAAATCTAAATGAGTTTACAACCCGAATATTGGCAATTCTGTTGTACTCAAATTTCCGGACTTCATTTGTATTCTTAACTCTGCCATAAATTATTTTTCTTCCGAATTTATTTTTAGCGATGTAGTATGGTTCAATATCGAACTGTTCCAAGCCATACAGAAATTGCAAATAATTTCTTTTTCTAATTGCCTGAATAAAAATATCTGTTTTCATTTTTCCACTCCTTTTAATTTAACCATCTGACAACACCTTTAACCTTTCCAATTAATCTGAAGTCATCACTGTTTTTAACATCAATTGGATTGTAGGAGTTGTTTTCTGGAATGAGTCTTATCTTATTATTTACATATTCAAATTTTTTGACAGTTGCTTCATCGTTTAACATAGCAACAATAATATCGCCATTCTTTGCCTGCTCTTTAGGAGAAACGATTACCAAATCCTTGTCATTTATCCCTGCATTTATCATACTATCACCTTTTACTCTCAGTGCAAATGCTTCTTCAACTTTTTTCAGAAATGATGGATCAACGACCAGTGAGCCTTCCAAATTCTCTACTGAATTAATCGGAAGACCTGCAGCAACTCTACCAAGGATTGGAATCTTTATGAATACATTTTCATCCACAGCAATTTTATTAATGGGTTCGTCATCATTTTTCTTAATAAATGAAATTCCTCTGCTTGCATTGCTCTCAATATTGATAAAGCCTTTTTTTACTAAAGCTTCCAAGTGCCTTTTGACTCCGAATGTTGAAGAAATCTGAAAATGTTTCCCTATTTCCCGGAGGGTTGGCGGGTAGCCCGTTTCATTTGTGAACTGCCGGATAAAATTCAGGATTTCTTCCTGTCTGTCTGTTAATTTGTTTTTCATATAGTGCTCAATTGTTCACTTCAAATATAGTGCACATATGACCACTTGTCAAGTACTTCTTTAAGAATTTTTATGAGGAGAATATTTTTAGGAATTGGGCAGAAGAATGATTTCGTTCTGCCCTTAATTGGATTTTAGGTAAGAACTACCTCTTTTTGTTCGACGAGCGTTAGCCAGCTGTGTACGTCTTTTTTCTTTCCGTAATGTATAGACGTAAGTTCATTGAAAAGTTTCAGGTCCAGTTCACCTGGTTTTCCATCGTTGAAAACCATTTGTTTGCCTTTGTAAGTCAGCCAGCCAACTGAAGAAATAATTGCTGCGGTGCCGGTTCCAAACAAGCCGAGAAGTTTTCCGTCATCGTATGCTTCTACTACTTCATCAATTGAAACTTCTCTTTCGACTATGTTCATTTTCCATTCTTTCAGAATTTCAATCACTGATCGCCTTGTAACTCCTGGTAAAATGGTTCCATTTAATCTTGGTGTTACAATTTCATCTTTAAAGTTGATGAAGATGTTCATTGTCCCCACCTCTTCAATATATTTCTGATGAATACCATCAAGCCACAAAACCTGAGTGAATCCCTTTTTAATAGCTTCCTGACCAGCAAGAAGACTAGCCGCATAATTTGCTGGTGTTTTGCATTCACCTAAGCCTTTTCTGACAGCTCTTACATATTCATCTGTCACAAGAATTTTAACTGGTTTGAAACCCTCCGGATAGTAGGCACCAACAGGTGACAGCAGTAAAATAAATTTATATTCTTTTGCCGGTTTAACGCCAAGGAATGGGTCTGCACCATAAATAAATGGTCTGATATAAAGTGAATCGCCATGTTTTGCAGGGATCCAATCTCTTTCAATATTAATTAATTCCTTTAGAGCTTCAATTGCAAAGTTGGCATCAATCTCGGGTATACAGATTCTTCTCGACGAGTTATTTAATCTTTCGAAATGTTTATCCGGTCTGAATATTACTATATCGCCCGATTCTTGTCTGAAAGCTTTCAGCCCTTCAAATACTGCCTGTCCGTAATGAATAAACATTGCAGCAGGATGGATTGGTAATTCATCAACCGGTTTTATTCTCGGATTATGCCATCCATCTTTTTCATTATAGTCCATTTCGAACATATGGTCGGTAAAAATTTTTCCAAATCCAAGAGATTCAGGCAGGTTAACTTTTGATTTTCTTTCTTTTATATTGAATTGAATTGGTTCCATTGTTTACTCCAGAATTTTCTTAAATGACAATTAATGGTACTCAATTTTGCGGAGAATTTAAACTCCTTAATTGACAAAGCGCACAGAAGCCAATTTTAATATTCACTTCTATCAGAACAATAAGGTCCACAAGAAGTAATCGAGAATTAAAATCAGTGCTGCCGATAGTACAAATGAACGAATGGTTGAAAGTCCAACACCTTCCGCACCACCGGAAGTCTTGAATCCGATATGACATCCCAACAGTGAAGTTACACCACCAAACACTACTGTTTTAATTAATCCACCTGTAAGATCGGAAAACTCAAAAAACTGTCTCACCGAACCAAAAAAAACACTGTAAGGAACCTGCAAGAAATAATCAGAGACAACATAAGCACCAGCAACAGCGATTGTGTTTGCAAATATTACAAGAACAGGCATCATTAAAATCGCAGCTAAAAATCTCGGCATTGCCAAATATCTGATGGGGTCAATTGCCATAATTTCGAGTGCATCAATTTGTTCGGTAACTTTCATAGTGCCAAGCTCGGCAGCAATGGAAGCACCAACTCTTCCTGCGATAACAATTCCTGTTAGTACCGGACCAAGCTCAGTAATAATAGCTCTGCTGGTAGTCCCGCCAAGCAGTGAGAGCGGAGCGATTCCTTTTAATTGATAAGCTGCCTGCCATGCAGCAACCGCACCCGTGAATGTAGCAATGATTATAACAAGCGGTAATGAATCAACACCAATGTGCTGCATCTGGAACAATACTTCTTTTCTTGTTCGATGAAGACTTTTGAAGCTTCTCACAATTCCAAACAGCATCAAAAAAACCTGTCCTGTCTCTTCAAGAAAAGCTAAAGATCGTTTACCTATTGTCTGGAAAAATTTATTAAACACAACACACAAAATTATTATTACTTCACATTAAAATTTAAAGAAAATTACCTAAATCATGCGTCTGACAATTTTGGATTAATGGCCTAATTTATTTCTTATTTTGCTACGTTCAACTTGTAAAACATATCATTCTGAGACGACAAACATTGAGCATAACAACAAAGTATTTTCTTGTTGTGAAAAATATTTTTAACGCGATGTAACTAAAATCTTGTTTTTTGCGTGGCCTGAATGATTGTTCTGCTAAAATCCAAATAAGTGAGCAATTGGTTTTTAATTAAAAAAATGATGTAAAAATTTTTCCTGATTAGCACTATAATTGCTGTAAAAGCACGTTAATTCTGCTTTTCAAACTATCTTGTGTGGGCAATTTTTCTTGCAACAGAGTACTGAAATACTCATTGACCAGATTCCATTGGGAATTCTAACATTTTCTTTTCATGGTAGAGTCGAGTTCATTAATCAAAATTTTCACAAACTTGGTTTACTCTATCAGTTCAATACCTCTCTTCTGAATATAAATATTTTCAAGTACAACATTTTCCCACCAGTCAATATAATTGAAGAGCTCAAAGCAGTAGTTAAAGGCAGACCATTTGAAAAAGAAATAAAGCATATCAAGACAAGTGACGGTAGATTAATTTCGCTTATTGTAAAAGGCTCACCTATTTACGAGGAAGAAAATATCACGTCTGGCATGCTTATAATTGAAGACCTTCAGTTTCTGTCTGAAAACGGAGATACTTCTCAGCAAAAGCTGACGACAGATTTCATTAATAAAGGAGAGATATTCCTCATCGTTACAGATTCAAGCGGTGATATAAAATATTCTGCAGGTAAAGAAATCCAGGGTTCAAATCTTTTAAGGAGAGAAATCACAGGCAGAAATTTAAATGATATTTTCACTACAACACCGCAGCAAAAAGTAATTGATTCATTCAATAATGCTGTTCAATTCGGCAAGGCTCAGTTTCTTCAACTTGAATTCGATATCGAAAATAAAATTAAAAAGTATGATTGCACAATTGAACCGGTAATTGGTGAAAATGGATTTGTACAAATCCTTTATTTAATTTTTAAAGAGAGCCCTCTTCCACCGGAAGAAATCGACGCAATGGTTGAAAGGCTACGTAAGCTCGATTACTATCAGGAAATTTCCCGAAAAACTGATAGTGGAATTTTTCTTATTAAAGGCGATGGAACTATCTTTGACTGGGATAAGCAATTCGAACAAATATGTGGAATGAAAAGGTCAGAAGCTATACTTACCATCAATGATTTATTCCCAGCTATCAATAAAAATGAATTGCTGAATTTAATTCAACAGTTGAATGACTTTAATACTTGTGAGATCTCTACTTTTCTCTTGAAAAAAAACCTTGAAAGATTTCCTGTTAAGTTGGATTTTTATCGAGGTCATGATGTTGATGCCGAAGCAATTGTACTTTGCAAAAAAATCAAACTTGACACAGCAATTTTTCAACAGACCTGGAAAAATCGGGAAGAACCACAACCGCACCTGGAAATTTCCCAGCCTATGTGCAGAATCGGAATTGAAGGCTCAATTATCCTGGCAAACTCTGCATTATCAACCTTAACCGGTTATCAGAAGAATGAATTGCTATTCAATAATTTTTTCAGCTTTATTACCGAAGATGACGTTACCAGATTAAACAAAGAAATATCAACATTATTCTCTGGTGAGAAAAAATTATTACCAATCACATTAAAGGATAAGAATTCAAATCAAAAAGATTTATTAATAATTCTTGAAGCAGCTGAAGTAATTGATGGCAAACTTTACACGGTAAATTGTTTCTTTGAAAAGCCGCAATTCACCCCTATAGCTGATTCAGAGAATATTTATAAATCGCTGTTCAGTGCCTCAAAAGACGGAATGGCTGTTGAACTTGATGAAGTCATAACAATGGTTAATGATTCTTTTGCAAAAATATTTGGTTATGAAACTGCAAAGCAACTTGAAAACAGAAATATTTTAGAACTGGTTAATGAAGAAAGTATTCCGGCAATACTTGATTATCTCAAATCAAAAAGGGAATCTCAGCAAGGAAAAGAAAGAATTGAATTCCTTGCCAGAAAAAAAGATGGCTCATCTTTCCACGCAGAATTTTATGCTTTCAAACTTGAAAAAAAGAATCAGCCGTACCTGATATTTGTCGCTAAAGATATAAGCGAACGAAAACGGATGCAGGAAGCAGCAAAAGATTCTGAGCAGAAATACAGAAACATTGCTGAAAACATTGAAGATCTGCTTTATACTTTTGAGCGTATTGACGATAAAATGATGCCCACATATTTTTCTAATGCAATCGAAAAAATTACTGGTTATACTCAGACAGAATTCTTGACTGATCACAGATTGTTTTTAAAAATTGTTCACCCGGATGATTTCTCTGATATGAAGAAACGGCTAGCATTCCTTTGGAAAAGCGAGAAGCAATCAGCCGGAGAATTTGAACTTAGGATAATTAACAAATCAGGAAATATTGTCTGGGTAAGAAATAAAATTAATTTTATCCGCGATGCTGAAGGAAATATTCATAAAATTTACGGGCTTGTCAGCGATATAACTTTCAACAAAAAAGCTGAAGAGGAACTAAAACAATCGGCAGCTAATCTTAAGAAGCTGAATGATGCAAAAGACAGATTCTTATCCATTATTTCGCACGATTTAAGAGCTCCGTTCAGTTCGATACTTGGCTTCACTGATCTTCTTCTTGAAGATGAAACACTTACTGATGTTGAAAGACAGCAGTACATTTCTTATATACAGGACTCATCCAAATCAATGCTTGCACTTGTTAATTCAATGTTAGATTGGACAAGACTGCAGACCGGCAGAATAAAATTTGAGCCTGAAAAATTAAATGCAAGAGAAATAATTGAAAGTTCAATAAGTACTGTATCCGGAACTGCACTTAAAAAGGGTGTTGAGATTGAAAATCTTGTTGACCCCGGCCTTCACATTTTTGGTGATAAGAATCTTATTCTTCAGGTCTTTAATAATCTCCTTTCCAACGCTGTCAAGTTTACTAAACTTGGCGATAGGATTATGATCTCTGTTAATGTATCGTCAACATCACGATTTATAACTTTTTCAGTTAAAGATACTGGCGTAGGAATAAAAGCAAATAACCTCGAAAAACTTTTCAGCATTGAAACAAAATTTACATCAGAGGGTACTGCCGGTGAAAAAGGAAGCGGGCTTGGACTTTCTCTTGTAAAAGATATCATTGAAAAGCATGGCGGTTCGATTGATGTTAAGAGTGAATTTGGCAAAGGGACTGAATTTATTTTCACAATTCCTGTTGCATCAACAAAAATTCTTCTTGTTGATCCGAATACACGAGAAAGAATGTTCTATTCAAAAGTTCTTATTAATATTACCTCTGACTATGCAATTAACGTAGTTTCAAATGGTAAAGAAGCGCTTGAACGGATTATTCAATCGCCTCCGGCTTTAGTAATTACAGAGCACAAAATGCCGATAATGGGTGGACTAGCACTTGTTCGTGAACTGATCAAAAATAATCTGAGGGAAACCATTCCGATAATTATTCTTTCAGGAGAAATTGACCGTGCTGAAATCCAGGAGTATACTGAGCTTGGTGTGGAATATATTTTCAATAAACCTGTTAACCTGATAAGCCTTAAAACAGCGATCGAAAAATCTTTGAGAAAAAGAAATAAATAGTTTCTTTTACTCTACATTGTACGATAGATAAACCAGCCCGGGACAACTTCTTCTAAATAAACAAACTCTTCAAATAAAATTGCCGGTAGAAGGATTGCATCAGCCGCTTGAACAAATCCGGCTTCCATATTTTCAAATTTTAATATTTGAATGAAAGTACAACCAGGATATTTTTTATCTGTGTAGATAGCATTACATCCTACCGATGCCAGCACAATGTTAGCTTTATCTTTTTCATTGTTAATGAATAATGATATTAGATCCTGGAAACTTTCCAGATTGGAGCTGAGATAATTTTTTAATTCCTGATCCGAGGCAGTAAATAGCTGCAGTGAAAGCAAAAACACTGAATCGCCCGGTGGTAGTGTATTAAGATTCAGGAGTGAATCCCGTGCAGTATAAATAAATGCCGGCAATAAAAATCTTCTCACAGCATTCATCTTCCATTCATTCACATCTTTAATAAGATAGCTGTAAAAATCAATTATTTTGGTTTCTGTTTGAACTTCTACTGCAAAAACACAGGTAGTATTAGTTGATTTGATTTGATGGAATGATACTTTAGCTTTTCCGTTAAGCTCTTCACCGACTGTTTTTCCATTTGATTCTTCAATCAATTCACCAGTTAGGTAATTTGCTTTATCCGGGAAACTGCTTTTACTGAAGAATATATCAACAAGCCATTCGGGTGAACCGACTGAAAATTGCTGAGGCAGGAGTTTGGGAGTGTCTAGTAAAATCAAACAGAAAATATTTAAGAAGATTATTTTCATTTATTTCTTTTTAAAAATCATTCCAGATGA is a window from the bacterium genome containing:
- the lexA gene encoding transcriptional repressor LexA, with protein sequence MKNKLTDRQEEILNFIRQFTNETGYPPTLREIGKHFQISSTFGVKRHLEALVKKGFINIESNASRGISFIKKNDDEPINKIAVDENVFIKIPILGRVAAGLPINSVENLEGSLVVDPSFLKKVEEAFALRVKGDSMINAGINDKDLVIVSPKEQAKNGDIIVAMLNDEATVKKFEYVNNKIRLIPENNSYNPIDVKNSDDFRLIGKVKGVVRWLN
- a CDS encoding ABC transporter permease — translated: MFNKFFQTIGKRSLAFLEETGQVFLMLFGIVRSFKSLHRTRKEVLFQMQHIGVDSLPLVIIIATFTGAVAAWQAAYQLKGIAPLSLLGGTTSRAIITELGPVLTGIVIAGRVGASIAAELGTMKVTEQIDALEIMAIDPIRYLAMPRFLAAILMMPVLVIFANTIAVAGAYVVSDYFLQVPYSVFFGSVRQFFEFSDLTGGLIKTVVFGGVTSLLGCHIGFKTSGGAEGVGLSTIRSFVLSAALILILDYFLWTLLF
- a CDS encoding isoprenyl transferase, yielding MASKKTQSDKALQEELKRSGEIPTHIAIIMDGNGRWAKKRGLPRVAGHRRGVETVREIVEVCAEIGVKYLTLYTFSTENWNRPKDEVSTLMRLLLKSLKDRLDELNKNNIKLTCIGNIESLPDVVQKQLFKDIERTKNNKRMTLNLALSYSGRWELLEAVKTISTKIAEGKISPENITERTISDNLTTKSMPDPDLIIRTSGEFRVSNFLLWQIAYSEFVILDVYWPDFSREHLYDAIRQYQKRERRFGKVSEQISNSSDETLNEDSTVEV
- a CDS encoding branched-chain amino acid aminotransferase; this translates as MEPIQFNIKERKSKVNLPESLGFGKIFTDHMFEMDYNEKDGWHNPRIKPVDELPIHPAAMFIHYGQAVFEGLKAFRQESGDIVIFRPDKHFERLNNSSRRICIPEIDANFAIEALKELINIERDWIPAKHGDSLYIRPFIYGADPFLGVKPAKEYKFILLLSPVGAYYPEGFKPVKILVTDEYVRAVRKGLGECKTPANYAASLLAGQEAIKKGFTQVLWLDGIHQKYIEEVGTMNIFINFKDEIVTPRLNGTILPGVTRRSVIEILKEWKMNIVEREVSIDEVVEAYDDGKLLGLFGTGTAAIISSVGWLTYKGKQMVFNDGKPGELDLKLFNELTSIHYGKKKDVHSWLTLVEQKEVVLT
- the bamA gene encoding outer membrane protein assembly factor BamA — translated: MRIRRLKFSKIFIIVSIFLFSVSSFSQSNQKSYKVLGISVEGNKSADAATIIANSGLKVGSEIQVPGDQTLSAIRQLWTLNIFSDIQILIEREIAEGVFLLIKVEEYPRLERVVIEGNDEIDTEDIEGKVTFLRGTVISPQSIAKLKLRIKDLYAEEGFLNAEIEDEMFEFVSADTVDDDITVYWRNKKDFSDEYEFTYESSDLIYSNLIERIKDRVLLKLTINEGSEVIVREIEFNGNTVFDSDDLAGEMDETSTAKWWKFWSSAQFKPKDYEKDKQLVIDYYKKNGYRDAEILNDSLIYYNDNQDLKILINVFEGPQYKIRNITWEGNTVYPDYVLNERLDFAKGDVYDYEKFQQNLRGNEAQTDISALYLDNGYLTFNAQAEEKRVSTDSVDIHIRVEERNQFRISRVEIEGNTKTKDKVIRRELYTIPGDYFNRGFLFRSVQQLANLQYFSAEKLYGPGGIDTRLESDSTVAVIFNVEEKSSDYLNASVGYSGAFGFSGSIGVTLTNFSITEPFSLGGGQILNFNWQFGFGNIYRTFTVGFTEPWMFDTPTSVGVDVFDTRQQYVYDLRQTGATLRVGRRLKWPDDFFYIQGRLRYQYNNVIEGQNFYQEGVTHQYTLGATLSRRNIDNPIFPSQGSTYTLDMEVSGGPFLPGDVDYLKNTFKAEWYKRLFNTNRLVFYTVADFGYIDEIVKGTPIQPFEFFYMGGNGLVISTVPLRGYPDRSVGPRNVFGQVIGGRVFDKIGAELRFAVTLEPIPLYLLTFAEAGNVFESFDKTDIFDVRRSAGVGARILINPIGLIGFDFGYGFDRKIVDGRDPEWLFHFQFGKGF
- a CDS encoding PAS domain S-box protein, whose amino-acid sequence is MQQSTEILIDQIPLGILTFSFHGRVEFINQNFHKLGLLYQFNTSLLNINIFKYNIFPPVNIIEELKAVVKGRPFEKEIKHIKTSDGRLISLIVKGSPIYEEENITSGMLIIEDLQFLSENGDTSQQKLTTDFINKGEIFLIVTDSSGDIKYSAGKEIQGSNLLRREITGRNLNDIFTTTPQQKVIDSFNNAVQFGKAQFLQLEFDIENKIKKYDCTIEPVIGENGFVQILYLIFKESPLPPEEIDAMVERLRKLDYYQEISRKTDSGIFLIKGDGTIFDWDKQFEQICGMKRSEAILTINDLFPAINKNELLNLIQQLNDFNTCEISTFLLKKNLERFPVKLDFYRGHDVDAEAIVLCKKIKLDTAIFQQTWKNREEPQPHLEISQPMCRIGIEGSIILANSALSTLTGYQKNELLFNNFFSFITEDDVTRLNKEISTLFSGEKKLLPITLKDKNSNQKDLLIILEAAEVIDGKLYTVNCFFEKPQFTPIADSENIYKSLFSASKDGMAVELDEVITMVNDSFAKIFGYETAKQLENRNILELVNEESIPAILDYLKSKRESQQGKERIEFLARKKDGSSFHAEFYAFKLEKKNQPYLIFVAKDISERKRMQEAAKDSEQKYRNIAENIEDLLYTFERIDDKMMPTYFSNAIEKITGYTQTEFLTDHRLFLKIVHPDDFSDMKKRLAFLWKSEKQSAGEFELRIINKSGNIVWVRNKINFIRDAEGNIHKIYGLVSDITFNKKAEEELKQSAANLKKLNDAKDRFLSIISHDLRAPFSSILGFTDLLLEDETLTDVERQQYISYIQDSSKSMLALVNSMLDWTRLQTGRIKFEPEKLNAREIIESSISTVSGTALKKGVEIENLVDPGLHIFGDKNLILQVFNNLLSNAVKFTKLGDRIMISVNVSSTSRFITFSVKDTGVGIKANNLEKLFSIETKFTSEGTAGEKGSGLGLSLVKDIIEKHGGSIDVKSEFGKGTEFIFTIPVASTKILLVDPNTRERMFYSKVLINITSDYAINVVSNGKEALERIIQSPPALVITEHKMPIMGGLALVRELIKNNLRETIPIIILSGEIDRAEIQEYTELGVEYIFNKPVNLISLKTAIEKSLRKRNK